From a single Variovorax paradoxus genomic region:
- a CDS encoding xanthine dehydrogenase family protein molybdopterin-binding subunit — protein sequence MLPTHIDPSELPRALQRLMAASQQQPEDTAALPRRSFLKLAGAGGLALGAFPHMAMAQATGKGAAAGALKPTQQPSAFVQIAPNGEVTVTQNRLEFGQGVQTGLPMILAEELDADWSMVRSKSGTNDPAYHDPVFGMHLTGGSNSIKNSFTQYRELGARARAMLLSAAAARWNVDVATLRTQAGTVLGPNGRKLGYGELAEAAMALPVPEKVTLKDPKDFRIIGRPTTRLDARAKSSGRQDFGIDVKHAGQLTAVVAHPPVFGARLASVDDSAARAVKGVKAVLRVPLDRGAEGVAVVADGYWPAKLGRDALKLQWDTGAVEKVDSDKQLVQYRELAAKPGPRKFDADMAPLAKAPRHLEAEFVFPYLAHAPMEPLNCTVKLSADSAELWVGTQSAGLDGAAAARVLGLKPEQVTVNVQMAGGGFGRRFVGSSDVVVEACEIAKAARAAGLNAPVRLLWSREDDVKGGYYRPMHLHRARIGFDERGKVLAWDHVIVGQSITTGTVFGDSMVKNGIDATAVEGMRDPYPLPMRLTVHHPKLNVPVLWWRSVGSTHTAFVMETLLDEVARSTKQDPVAYRMQLFGDKHPRHRAALQLAVDQSGYGKKKLPTGRAWGVAVHESFESVVAYVVEASVKDGQPVLHRATAGVHCNLAVNPRSVEAQVQGAAVMGLSMCLPGAAITLKNGEVQQSNFGDFTVARITDMPEFAVHIVPSAEPPKGIGEPGLPPLAPAFANAIAQLTGKPLRQLPFNLA from the coding sequence ATGCTGCCCACCCATATCGATCCCAGCGAACTGCCGCGCGCCCTGCAACGCCTGATGGCCGCCAGCCAGCAGCAACCCGAAGACACCGCCGCGCTGCCGCGCCGCAGCTTCCTGAAGCTGGCCGGCGCCGGCGGCCTTGCGCTCGGCGCCTTTCCCCACATGGCCATGGCGCAGGCCACCGGCAAGGGAGCGGCGGCCGGCGCCCTCAAGCCGACGCAGCAGCCCTCGGCCTTCGTGCAGATCGCCCCCAACGGCGAAGTCACCGTGACGCAGAACCGGCTGGAATTCGGCCAGGGCGTGCAGACGGGCCTGCCGATGATCCTGGCCGAGGAGCTCGATGCCGACTGGAGCATGGTGCGCAGCAAGAGCGGCACCAACGACCCCGCCTACCACGACCCCGTCTTCGGCATGCACCTCACGGGCGGCTCCAACTCGATCAAGAACAGCTTCACGCAGTACCGCGAACTGGGCGCGCGCGCCCGCGCCATGCTGCTGTCGGCGGCCGCGGCGCGCTGGAACGTCGACGTGGCCACGCTGCGCACGCAGGCTGGCACCGTGCTGGGCCCGAACGGCCGCAAGCTGGGTTATGGCGAACTGGCCGAAGCCGCCATGGCCCTGCCGGTGCCCGAGAAGGTCACGCTGAAGGACCCGAAGGACTTCAGGATCATCGGCCGCCCGACCACGCGGCTGGACGCGCGCGCCAAAAGCAGCGGCCGGCAGGACTTCGGCATCGACGTCAAGCATGCCGGCCAGCTCACGGCGGTGGTGGCGCATCCGCCGGTGTTCGGCGCGCGGCTCGCCTCGGTGGACGACAGTGCCGCGCGCGCCGTCAAGGGCGTGAAGGCCGTGCTGCGCGTGCCGCTGGACCGCGGCGCCGAGGGCGTGGCCGTGGTGGCCGACGGCTACTGGCCCGCCAAGCTGGGCCGCGATGCGCTCAAGCTGCAGTGGGACACGGGCGCCGTCGAGAAGGTCGACAGCGACAAGCAATTGGTGCAGTACCGTGAACTGGCCGCCAAGCCAGGTCCGCGCAAGTTCGACGCCGACATGGCGCCGCTCGCCAAGGCGCCCAGGCACCTCGAAGCCGAGTTCGTGTTCCCCTATCTTGCCCACGCGCCCATGGAGCCGCTGAACTGCACCGTCAAGCTGTCGGCCGACAGCGCCGAGCTGTGGGTCGGCACGCAGAGCGCCGGGCTCGACGGCGCCGCGGCGGCGCGCGTGCTCGGCCTCAAGCCCGAGCAGGTCACGGTCAATGTGCAGATGGCGGGCGGCGGTTTCGGCCGGCGCTTCGTCGGTTCGAGCGACGTGGTGGTCGAGGCCTGCGAGATCGCCAAGGCCGCGCGCGCCGCCGGCCTGAATGCGCCGGTGCGCCTGCTGTGGAGCCGCGAGGACGACGTCAAGGGTGGCTACTACCGTCCCATGCACCTGCACCGCGCGCGCATCGGCTTCGACGAGCGCGGCAAGGTGCTGGCCTGGGACCACGTCATCGTGGGCCAGTCGATCACCACCGGCACGGTGTTCGGCGACTCGATGGTGAAGAACGGCATCGACGCCACGGCCGTCGAGGGCATGCGCGATCCCTATCCGCTGCCGATGCGCCTGACCGTGCACCACCCCAAGCTCAACGTGCCGGTGCTGTGGTGGCGCAGCGTGGGTTCCACCCACACCGCCTTCGTGATGGAGACCCTGCTCGACGAGGTCGCGCGCAGCACGAAGCAGGACCCGGTGGCCTACCGCATGCAGCTCTTCGGCGACAAGCACCCGCGCCACCGCGCCGCGCTGCAGCTCGCCGTCGACCAGAGCGGCTACGGCAAGAAGAAACTCCCCACCGGCCGTGCCTGGGGCGTGGCCGTGCACGAATCCTTCGAGTCCGTGGTGGCCTACGTGGTGGAGGCTTCGGTGAAGGATGGCCAGCCGGTGCTGCACCGCGCCACCGCCGGGGTGCACTGCAACCTGGCCGTCAATCCGCGCAGCGTGGAAGCCCAGGTGCAGGGCGCCGCGGTCATGGGCCTGTCGATGTGCCTGCCGGGTGCGGCCATCACGTTGAAGAACGGTGAAGTGCAGCAGAGCAACTTCGGCGACTTCACCGTGGCGCGCATCACCGACATGCCCGAGTTCGCCGTGCACATCGTGCCGAGCGCGGAGCCGCCCAAGGGCATCGGCGAGCCGGGCCTGCCGCCGCTGGCGCCGGCCTTCGCGAACGCCATCGCGCAGCTGACCGGCAAGCCGTTGCGCCAGCTGCCTTTCAACCTGGCATGA
- a CDS encoding response regulator transcription factor — translation MPLTTILVEDSRTIRDNLIPALEELAGVHVVASAETAEGAIDALALHGSWQLVIVDLFLREGSGLTVIRACQGRSKDKHLIVLTNYPSAEMRRRCLALGADAVFDKSTELDAFFEHCLGYQAR, via the coding sequence ATGCCACTCACTACGATCCTTGTCGAGGACAGCCGGACGATCCGGGACAATCTGATTCCTGCGCTGGAAGAACTGGCCGGCGTCCACGTCGTGGCGAGCGCCGAGACGGCTGAAGGGGCCATCGACGCCCTCGCGCTGCATGGCTCCTGGCAACTGGTCATCGTCGACCTCTTCCTCAGAGAGGGCTCGGGTCTGACGGTCATCCGCGCCTGCCAGGGCCGCTCCAAAGACAAGCATCTGATCGTTCTGACGAACTACCCGAGCGCCGAAATGCGCCGCCGCTGCCTGGCGCTTGGCGCCGATGCGGTCTTCGACAAGTCCACCGAGCTCGATGCTTTTTTCGAGCACTGCCTGGGCTACCAGGCCCGGTGA
- a CDS encoding Vgb family protein, with protein MNSTTAASKQDKPETAPRTAEIVREYGPFAGATSVAGVTHDGQRVWAATGAQLVAFDPASGETTRTLDCTCDAGTAFDGTYLYQIAEARIDKIDPASGKVMSSIPAPGHGRDSGLTWAEGSLWVGQHRDRKILQIDPVSGAVLRTIESNRFVTGVTWVDGELWHATWENDESELRRVDPDSGAVLERLEMPRGANVSGLESDGADLFYCGGGGSGKVRAVRRPRAARA; from the coding sequence ATGAACAGCACCACTGCAGCCAGCAAGCAAGACAAGCCTGAGACCGCGCCGCGCACGGCCGAGATCGTGCGCGAGTACGGCCCCTTCGCCGGCGCGACCAGCGTGGCCGGCGTGACCCACGACGGCCAGCGCGTCTGGGCGGCCACGGGGGCGCAACTGGTCGCCTTCGATCCGGCGAGCGGCGAGACCACACGCACCCTCGACTGCACCTGCGACGCCGGCACCGCCTTCGACGGCACCTACCTCTATCAAATTGCCGAGGCGCGCATCGACAAGATCGATCCGGCCAGCGGCAAGGTGATGTCGTCGATCCCTGCGCCCGGCCATGGCCGCGACTCGGGGCTGACCTGGGCCGAAGGCAGCCTGTGGGTCGGCCAACACCGCGATCGCAAGATCCTCCAGATCGATCCGGTGAGCGGCGCGGTGTTGCGCACCATCGAGTCCAACCGCTTCGTCACCGGCGTGACCTGGGTCGACGGCGAGCTGTGGCACGCCACCTGGGAAAACGATGAAAGCGAGCTGCGCCGCGTCGATCCCGACAGCGGCGCCGTGCTCGAGCGGCTGGAAATGCCGCGCGGCGCCAACGTGAGCGGGCTCGAGTCCGACGGCGCCGACCTCTTCTATTGCGGTGGCGGCGGCAGCGGCAAGGTCCGCGCCGTGCGGCGCCCGCGAGCCGCACGGGCCTGA
- a CDS encoding c-type cytochrome, which translates to MIDLRKQHAAASVALVLGLCASAVWPDHAAASQALAQKYACVACHQPAAKVVGPSWKDIGARYGDGKTSAAQLAASIKAGSSGKWGAMPMPPQGRVPDADLQSLAQWLLDGAP; encoded by the coding sequence ATGATTGACCTGCGCAAGCAGCACGCCGCGGCCTCTGTCGCCCTGGTCCTCGGGCTCTGCGCGAGCGCAGTGTGGCCGGATCACGCGGCAGCCAGCCAGGCACTGGCGCAGAAGTACGCCTGCGTCGCGTGCCACCAGCCCGCAGCCAAGGTGGTGGGTCCGTCGTGGAAGGACATCGGCGCACGGTATGGCGACGGAAAGACCAGCGCGGCGCAGCTGGCCGCGAGCATCAAGGCCGGCAGTTCGGGAAAGTGGGGCGCCATGCCCATGCCGCCGCAAGGCCGGGTGCCCGACGCCGACCTGCAGTCGCTCGCGCAATGGCTGCTCGACGGCGCTCCGTGA
- a CDS encoding DUF899 domain-containing protein — protein MNTAIAEKSTVTNHPVVSKDQWLARRKALLAREKELTHLRDQIARERRALPWTRVKKSYVFDTPEGPRALADLFEGRRQLLVQHFMLGPDWEQGCPSCSYMSDHLGGMKVHLENRDVTLLVVSRAPLDQIERFRRRMGWQFRWVSAHGNDFNYDFNVSFTPQQWAEGQGEVYYNYSARPFPAQEAPGISVFYKDDAGEVFHTYSTYERGVEAMMGTYSLLDLTPKGRDEPNPVYAMDWVRHHDRYEPAPAAKPAAEAGSCCHASD, from the coding sequence ATGAACACCGCCATCGCCGAAAAGAGCACTGTGACGAACCACCCCGTCGTGTCGAAGGACCAATGGCTGGCCCGCCGCAAGGCGCTGCTGGCACGCGAAAAGGAATTGACGCACCTGCGCGACCAGATCGCCCGCGAGCGCCGCGCACTGCCATGGACCCGCGTCAAGAAGAGCTACGTCTTCGACACGCCCGAGGGCCCGCGCGCGCTGGCCGACCTGTTCGAAGGCCGCCGCCAGCTGCTGGTGCAGCACTTCATGCTCGGCCCCGATTGGGAGCAGGGCTGCCCGAGCTGCTCGTACATGTCCGACCATCTCGGCGGAATGAAGGTGCACCTGGAGAACCGCGACGTCACGCTGCTGGTCGTCTCGCGCGCGCCGCTGGACCAGATCGAGCGCTTCCGCCGGCGCATGGGCTGGCAGTTCAGGTGGGTGTCCGCGCACGGCAACGACTTCAACTACGACTTCAACGTGAGCTTCACGCCGCAGCAGTGGGCCGAGGGCCAGGGCGAGGTCTACTACAACTACAGCGCGCGGCCCTTCCCGGCGCAGGAGGCCCCCGGCATCAGCGTGTTCTACAAGGACGACGCGGGCGAGGTGTTCCACACCTACTCGACCTACGAGCGCGGCGTGGAAGCGATGATGGGCACCTACAGCCTGCTCGACCTCACGCCCAAGGGCCGCGACGAGCCGAACCCGGTCTACGCGATGGACTGGGTGCGCCACCACGACCGCTACGAACCGGCACCGGCCGCGAAGCCGGCGGCCGAGGCGGGTTCGTGCTGCCATGCGTCCGACTGA
- a CDS encoding helix-turn-helix domain-containing protein gives MDSLIAASARALAAGDALGALKRVALREDPPALALRGIAMAQLGEHPRARELLRRAARGFGAHEELARARCVVAEAEVAMAMRDLGGSPRALAAAAATLDAHADRANALQARLIAARQLLLLGRLEAARAALAPLDVHDLPPALAAVAELSAMELALRSLHIGPARAALARAQEAADRARVPALSAEVADARAALDRPAARRLFAGGEQALRLDEVAALRASNALVVDACRRGVGAGDAWRPLARRPVLFALARALAEAWPGDVDREALIAYAFNTRHPDETLRARLRVEIGRLRALVAMQAGIEATARGFALRPRDAREVVLLAPPIDGEQASLVALLSDGAAWSTSALALALDASQRTVQRALAELEAEGRVRAIGRARAQRWLAPPLAGFTTILLLPGALPIE, from the coding sequence ATGGATTCCCTGATTGCAGCCTCCGCTCGCGCCCTGGCCGCCGGTGATGCGCTCGGCGCGCTCAAGCGGGTCGCGCTGCGCGAAGATCCGCCGGCGCTGGCCCTGCGCGGCATCGCGATGGCCCAGCTCGGCGAGCATCCGCGCGCCCGCGAATTGCTGCGGCGGGCCGCGCGCGGCTTCGGGGCTCACGAGGAACTGGCGCGCGCGCGCTGTGTGGTGGCCGAAGCCGAGGTGGCCATGGCCATGCGCGATCTCGGCGGCTCGCCGCGCGCGCTGGCGGCGGCGGCGGCCACGCTCGATGCGCACGCCGACCGTGCCAATGCGCTGCAGGCGCGGCTCATCGCGGCGCGCCAGCTCCTGCTGCTCGGCCGGCTCGAGGCCGCCCGCGCCGCGCTGGCGCCGCTCGACGTGCACGACCTGCCGCCGGCGCTGGCGGCGGTGGCCGAACTGAGCGCCATGGAGCTGGCGCTGCGCTCGCTGCACATCGGCCCGGCGCGCGCAGCGCTGGCCCGCGCGCAGGAGGCGGCCGACCGCGCGCGCGTGCCGGCGCTCTCGGCCGAAGTGGCTGACGCGCGGGCCGCGCTCGATCGTCCCGCGGCACGGCGGCTCTTTGCGGGCGGCGAACAGGCGCTGCGGCTCGACGAAGTCGCGGCGCTGCGGGCCTCGAATGCGCTGGTGGTCGACGCCTGCCGCCGCGGCGTGGGCGCCGGCGACGCATGGCGGCCGCTGGCGCGCCGGCCGGTGCTGTTCGCGCTCGCTCGCGCGCTTGCCGAGGCCTGGCCCGGCGACGTCGACCGCGAGGCGCTGATCGCCTACGCGTTCAACACCCGCCATCCCGACGAGACGCTGCGTGCGCGCCTGCGGGTCGAGATCGGCCGCCTGCGCGCGCTGGTCGCGATGCAGGCCGGCATCGAGGCCACGGCGCGCGGCTTTGCGCTCAGGCCGCGCGATGCACGCGAGGTGGTCTTGCTCGCGCCGCCCATCGACGGCGAGCAGGCCTCGCTGGTGGCGCTGCTGTCCGACGGGGCGGCGTGGTCGACCTCGGCGCTGGCCTTGGCGCTGGACGCGAGCCAGCGCACGGTGCAGCGCGCGCTGGCCGAGCTCGAGGCCGAGGGGCGGGTGCGCGCCATCGGCCGGGCGCGGGCGCAGCGCTGGCTCGCGCCGCCGCTTGCGGGATTCACGACGATCTTGTTACTCCCCGGCGCGCTGCCGATTGAATAG
- a CDS encoding sigma-70 family RNA polymerase sigma factor — translation MSAEAPWPNQSGYQAQLAALAETLRPELHRYCARLMGSVIEGEDVVQDTFERAFAAVHGMDEATPLRPWLFRIAHNRALDLLRGRTIRMAEPIAAANDLADTANPDPMEMLMRQEAVKTAVSRFAELPIHQRSVVILKDVLGESLAEIAAVLDLTVDAVKGHLARGRARLREINAQQPGPPAPPPPPSAALASYVALFNQRDWEGLRALLADDVRLVQSAHPVRAGRADVGMFFTLYAKIDGVWLAPAWLEGREVIAVFERRGDPDPGYFMWLEWREGRISLIRDYRHIRYVTADARLQLMACA, via the coding sequence GTGAGCGCGGAGGCGCCGTGGCCGAACCAAAGCGGCTACCAGGCGCAGCTGGCGGCGCTCGCCGAGACGCTGCGGCCCGAGCTGCACCGCTATTGCGCGCGCCTCATGGGCTCGGTCATCGAGGGCGAGGACGTGGTGCAGGACACCTTCGAGCGCGCCTTCGCGGCCGTGCATGGCATGGACGAGGCGACGCCGCTTCGGCCCTGGCTGTTCCGCATCGCCCACAACCGCGCGCTCGACCTGCTGCGCGGCCGGACGATCCGCATGGCCGAGCCGATAGCCGCCGCCAACGACCTGGCCGACACGGCCAACCCCGACCCGATGGAGATGCTGATGCGCCAGGAAGCTGTCAAGACCGCGGTGTCGCGCTTCGCGGAACTCCCGATCCACCAGCGCAGTGTGGTGATCCTGAAGGACGTGCTCGGCGAATCGCTGGCGGAGATTGCCGCGGTCCTCGACCTCACGGTCGACGCCGTGAAGGGCCACCTCGCGCGCGGGCGTGCGCGCCTGCGGGAGATCAACGCACAGCAGCCCGGCCCGCCCGCACCCCCGCCGCCGCCATCCGCCGCGCTCGCAAGCTATGTCGCGCTCTTCAACCAGCGCGACTGGGAAGGCCTGCGCGCATTGCTGGCCGACGACGTGAGGCTGGTCCAGTCGGCACATCCGGTGCGCGCCGGCCGCGCCGACGTCGGCATGTTCTTCACGCTCTACGCAAAGATCGATGGCGTGTGGCTTGCGCCCGCATGGCTCGAGGGCCGCGAGGTGATCGCGGTGTTCGAACGGCGCGGCGATCCGGACCCCGGCTACTTCATGTGGCTCGAGTGGCGCGAAGGCCGCATCAGCCTGATCCGCGATTACCGCCACATCCGCTACGTCACGGCCGATGCGCGGCTGCAGCTGATGGCTTGCGCCTGA
- the hmpA gene encoding NO-inducible flavohemoprotein, whose protein sequence is MTPQTIAIVKATVPALQAHGEAITSHFYRIMFETHPEVKAFFNEAHQAAGSQARALAGAVLAYATHIDRLDEIAGALPRIIQKHAALGVLPEHYPVVGGCLLQAIKDVLGDAATDEIIAAWGEAYQSLAALLIAAEEEVYRANAAQTGGWRGEREFRVARREAESEVITSFYLEPTDGGPLLAFSPGQYLTLVLDIDGEPLRRNYSLSDAPGKPWYRISVKQEEGGRASNWLHEAATVGTVLRVQAPCGDFVLQPAGEHVRPLVLVTGGVGITPAMSMLESVAHTGRPVHFIHAARHGGAHAFRSRVDALAAQHANVKPLYVYDAPRESDQPHATGFVTRELLAQQLPADRDVDLYFLGPKPFMKAVYASGLALGVPKQQLRYEFFGPLEALGV, encoded by the coding sequence ATGACCCCGCAAACCATCGCCATCGTCAAAGCCACCGTTCCCGCGCTCCAGGCGCACGGGGAGGCCATCACCAGCCACTTCTACCGGATCATGTTCGAGACCCATCCGGAGGTGAAGGCCTTCTTCAACGAGGCGCACCAGGCCGCGGGCAGCCAGGCACGTGCACTGGCGGGCGCGGTGCTGGCCTATGCCACGCACATCGACCGGCTGGACGAGATTGCCGGCGCGCTGCCGCGCATCATCCAGAAGCACGCCGCGCTGGGCGTGCTGCCCGAGCACTACCCGGTGGTCGGCGGCTGCCTGCTGCAGGCCATCAAGGATGTGCTCGGCGATGCGGCGACCGACGAGATCATCGCGGCCTGGGGCGAAGCCTATCAATCGCTCGCGGCGCTGCTCATCGCCGCCGAGGAAGAGGTCTACCGCGCCAACGCCGCGCAGACCGGCGGCTGGCGCGGCGAGCGCGAGTTCCGCGTGGCGCGGCGCGAGGCCGAGAGCGAAGTCATCACCTCCTTCTACCTGGAGCCCACCGACGGCGGCCCGCTGCTCGCGTTCTCGCCGGGCCAGTACCTCACGCTGGTGCTGGACATCGATGGCGAGCCACTGCGGCGCAACTACTCGCTGTCCGACGCGCCCGGCAAGCCCTGGTACCGCATCAGCGTCAAGCAGGAGGAGGGGGGCCGGGCCTCGAACTGGCTGCACGAAGCGGCGACGGTGGGCACCGTCCTGCGTGTGCAGGCGCCTTGCGGCGACTTCGTGCTGCAGCCCGCGGGCGAGCATGTGCGCCCGCTGGTGCTGGTGACGGGCGGCGTGGGCATCACGCCGGCCATGAGCATGCTCGAGTCGGTGGCGCACACCGGCCGGCCGGTGCACTTCATTCATGCCGCGCGGCATGGCGGCGCCCACGCGTTCCGTTCGCGCGTCGATGCGTTGGCGGCGCAGCATGCCAACGTGAAGCCGCTCTATGTCTACGATGCGCCACGCGAATCCGACCAGCCGCATGCGACCGGCTTCGTCACGCGCGAGCTGCTCGCGCAGCAGCTGCCGGCCGACCGCGACGTCGACCTCTACTTTCTCGGGCCGAAGCCTTTCATGAAGGCGGTGTATGCGAGCGGCCTTGCGCTCGGCGTGCCCAAGCAGCAGTTGCGCTATGAGTTCTTCGGGCCGCTGGAGGCGCTCGGGGTATAG
- the norR gene encoding nitric oxide reductase transcriptional regulator NorR, protein MTTSSVNLTAVEANAATEGPRYRSLLAAARGLVRCDAAALLRLDGDVLRPLAVDGLSDETLGRQFPVASHPRFARLLESGRGLRFAHDCGLPDPYDGLVAGQPGILPVHDCMGAPLRLRGAVWGLLTLDALEAGTFEAVGPAQLDALVALVETGIEAAHTIQEMEARAMREQAVAQALRSGRGATRELLGSSSAMKQLCSEIDTVAVSDLTVLLLGETGVGKDLVAQRLHARSRRSDQPLVQVNCAALPETLADSELFGHKRGAFTGAVQDRSGKFEIADGGTLFLDEVGELPLTVQAKLLRVLQSGEVQRPGSDRTLKVDVRVIAATNRDLPAAIAQGRFRADLYHRLSVYPLVVPPLRERGRDVVALAGGFLEENQHRLGARNLRLSPAAKAALLAHSWPGNVRELEHVISRASLRAFKEQRRGARWTAIEPHHLALEASGSPVVPPSAPSAPAPAGSHASLAATGGGTLREATEAFQRAWLADALARHRGHVANAAREAGIDRSNFHRTLRKLGVPRPDSAP, encoded by the coding sequence ATGACCACATCAAGTGTCAATTTGACCGCCGTCGAAGCGAATGCGGCCACCGAGGGCCCGCGCTACCGGTCGCTCCTTGCCGCGGCGCGCGGCCTTGTGCGATGCGATGCGGCCGCGCTGCTGCGGCTCGACGGCGATGTCCTGCGGCCGCTGGCCGTGGACGGCCTGAGCGACGAAACGCTGGGGCGGCAGTTCCCGGTGGCCTCGCATCCGCGCTTCGCCCGCCTGCTCGAGAGCGGACGCGGCCTGCGCTTCGCGCACGACTGCGGCCTGCCCGACCCGTACGACGGCCTCGTCGCGGGCCAGCCGGGCATCCTGCCCGTGCACGACTGCATGGGCGCGCCGCTGCGGCTGCGCGGCGCCGTCTGGGGCCTGCTGACGCTGGACGCGCTCGAGGCCGGCACCTTCGAGGCCGTGGGTCCGGCGCAGCTCGACGCGCTGGTGGCGCTGGTCGAAACCGGCATCGAGGCCGCCCACACGATCCAGGAAATGGAAGCGCGCGCCATGCGCGAGCAGGCCGTCGCGCAGGCCCTGCGCTCGGGGCGCGGCGCCACGCGCGAACTGCTCGGAAGCAGCTCCGCGATGAAGCAGCTGTGCAGCGAGATCGACACCGTCGCGGTGTCCGACCTCACGGTGCTGCTGCTCGGCGAGACCGGCGTGGGCAAGGACCTGGTGGCGCAGCGCCTGCATGCGCGCTCGCGCCGCTCCGACCAGCCGCTGGTGCAGGTGAACTGCGCAGCGCTGCCCGAGACCCTGGCCGACAGCGAGCTCTTCGGCCACAAGCGCGGCGCCTTCACCGGCGCGGTGCAGGACCGCAGCGGCAAGTTCGAGATCGCCGACGGCGGCACGCTCTTTCTCGACGAGGTCGGCGAACTGCCGCTGACGGTGCAGGCCAAGCTCTTGCGCGTGCTGCAGAGCGGCGAGGTGCAGCGGCCCGGCAGCGATCGCACCTTGAAGGTCGACGTGCGCGTGATCGCGGCCACCAACCGCGATCTGCCCGCCGCGATCGCGCAGGGCCGCTTCCGTGCCGACCTCTACCACCGGCTGTCGGTCTATCCGCTGGTCGTGCCGCCGCTGCGCGAGCGCGGGCGCGACGTGGTGGCGCTCGCGGGCGGCTTTCTCGAAGAGAACCAGCATCGCCTGGGCGCGCGCAACCTGCGGCTTTCGCCGGCCGCCAAGGCCGCCCTCCTCGCGCACAGCTGGCCGGGCAACGTGCGCGAGCTCGAGCACGTGATCAGCCGCGCATCGCTGCGCGCCTTCAAGGAGCAGCGCCGCGGCGCGCGCTGGACGGCGATCGAGCCGCATCACCTCGCGCTGGAGGCTTCGGGCAGCCCCGTGGTGCCGCCATCGGCGCCGTCTGCACCGGCGCCAGCGGGCAGCCATGCGAGTCTTGCTGCCACCGGCGGCGGCACGCTGCGCGAAGCCACCGAGGCGTTCCAGCGGGCCTGGCTCGCCGATGCCCTGGCGCGGCATCGCGGGCACGTGGCCAATGCCGCGCGCGAGGCCGGCATCGACCGCAGCAACTTCCACCGGACGCTGCGTAAGCTCGGCGTGCCGCGCCCGGACAGTGCGCCCTGA
- a CDS encoding SDR family NAD(P)-dependent oxidoreductase, with protein MSIKDKNIVVTGGSRGLGLGLVEALVAQGARVTVVARDAGALEAVRARLGVATVSADVTDEAAAHRILAEVRPDIVALNAGTPPRMGRLDQLSWADFSAPWETDVKAGLYWLQAALKLPLAPGSRVLVGASGAARNGSPLSGSYAGAKRMLWFMARYANGISEQQKLGIRFQAIVPMQMIGGTGVGDAGAAAYAHAMGVAPGEFLARFGTPMPPRAFGDKVVSMLDDPSYAKGFAFGFGGDSGITVLEEAAA; from the coding sequence ATGAGCATCAAGGACAAGAACATCGTCGTCACCGGCGGAAGCCGCGGCCTGGGCCTGGGGCTGGTCGAGGCCTTGGTCGCGCAGGGCGCCAGGGTGACGGTGGTCGCCCGCGACGCCGGCGCGCTCGAGGCCGTGCGCGCCCGGCTGGGCGTGGCCACCGTCTCCGCCGACGTGACGGACGAGGCCGCGGCCCACCGCATCCTGGCCGAGGTCCGCCCCGACATCGTGGCGCTGAACGCGGGCACGCCGCCGCGCATGGGCCGGCTGGACCAGCTGAGCTGGGCCGACTTCAGCGCGCCCTGGGAGACCGACGTCAAGGCCGGGCTCTACTGGCTGCAGGCAGCGCTCAAGCTGCCGCTCGCGCCCGGTAGCCGCGTGCTGGTGGGGGCCAGCGGCGCGGCGCGCAACGGCTCGCCGCTCTCGGGCAGCTATGCCGGCGCCAAGCGCATGCTCTGGTTCATGGCCAGGTACGCCAACGGCATTTCGGAACAGCAGAAGCTCGGCATCCGCTTCCAGGCGATCGTGCCGATGCAGATGATCGGCGGCACCGGCGTGGGCGACGCGGGGGCTGCCGCCTATGCTCACGCCATGGGCGTTGCGCCCGGCGAGTTCCTCGCGCGCTTCGGCACGCCGATGCCGCCGCGCGCCTTCGGCGACAAGGTGGTTTCGATGCTGGACGACCCCTCCTACGCCAAGGGCTTCGCCTTCGGCTTTGGCGGCGACTCGGGCATCACGGTGCTCGAGGAGGCGGCCGCGTGA
- a CDS encoding (2Fe-2S)-binding protein: MSALNVNGRDHTVDADPGTPILWALRDTLGMTGTKFGCGAALCGACTVHLDGQAIRSCITPISAAEGKKIVTIEAATDGSDPVGAAVHAAWVRHDVAQCGYCQSGQIMSATAFLKSQPQGKQPTAAEIDAAMAGNICRCGTYARIRAAVADAAKTLA; this comes from the coding sequence ATGAGCGCGCTCAACGTCAACGGCCGCGACCACACGGTCGACGCCGACCCCGGCACCCCCATCCTCTGGGCCCTGCGCGATACGCTGGGCATGACCGGCACCAAGTTCGGCTGCGGCGCCGCGCTGTGCGGCGCCTGCACGGTGCATCTGGACGGCCAGGCCATCCGCTCGTGCATCACGCCCATCTCCGCCGCCGAGGGCAAGAAGATCGTCACCATCGAAGCCGCCACCGACGGCAGCGACCCCGTGGGTGCCGCCGTGCACGCGGCATGGGTCCGGCACGACGTGGCGCAGTGCGGCTACTGCCAGAGCGGCCAGATCATGAGCGCCACGGCGTTCCTCAAATCGCAGCCCCAGGGCAAGCAGCCCACGGCGGCCGAGATCGATGCCGCCATGGCCGGCAACATCTGCCGCTGCGGCACCTATGCCCGCATCCGCGCCGCGGTGGCCGATGCCGCCAAAACCCTGGCTTGA